A genomic segment from Nicotiana tabacum cultivar K326 chromosome 9, ASM71507v2, whole genome shotgun sequence encodes:
- the LOC107819407 gene encoding uncharacterized protein LOC107819407, giving the protein MFHKFLDILKRIHLNIPLVDMLCEVPKYAKYIKDIVKNKRRLTEFETIALTKECISRIQHKLPQKLKDPGSFTIPVRIGEIDVGRALCDLGASINLMSLSVFKQLGLGAPRPTTVMLQLADRSYVYPEGVIEDVLLQIGKFIFPANFIILDYEADELVPIILGRPLLATGDEIIKVRE; this is encoded by the coding sequence ATGTTTCACAAATTCCTAGATATACTGAAGCGGATACACTTGAACATTCCTTTGGTGGACATGCTCTGTGAGGTCccaaaatatgcaaaatatatTAAGGATATAGTGAAAAATAAAAGGAGGTTAACGGAGTTTGAGACCATCGCACTTACTAAGGAGTGCATTTCTAGGATTCAACATAAGCttccacaaaagcttaaggatccggGTAGTTTTACCATCCCCGTGAGGATTGGTGAAATTGATGTGGGTAgagccttgtgtgatttgggtgcaagtatCAATCTGATGTCGTTGTCAGTGTTCAAACAATTGGGCTTAGGAGCTCCGAGACCCACCACAGTGATGCTACAGTTAGCTGATAGATCTTATGTTTATCCTGAGGGGGTAATTGAGGACGTCTTGCTGCAGATTGGGAAGTTTATTTTCCCTGCAAATTTTATCATCTTAGACTACGAGGCAGATGAGTTAGTTCCTATCatcttgggacgacctctcttggccaCTGGAGATGAAATTATCAAAGTCCGAGAATGA